In Persicimonas caeni, a single window of DNA contains:
- the rpsT gene encoding 30S ribosomal protein S20 produces the protein MPTHKSAEKRMRQNAKRRMRNKGVRSTLTTQTRKFREALENGDLEAATTQLRNVESTYDRAVSKGVIPQKRASRKVSRLAKRLSEAQSGE, from the coding sequence GTGCCGACACATAAGTCTGCCGAAAAACGGATGCGCCAGAACGCCAAGCGTCGGATGCGCAACAAAGGTGTTCGAAGCACCCTGACCACCCAGACCCGCAAGTTCCGCGAGGCGCTCGAAAACGGCGATCTCGAAGCGGCGACCACCCAACTGCGCAACGTCGAGTCGACCTACGACCGCGCTGTGTCCAAGGGCGTGATCCCGCAGAAGCGCGCGTCGCGCAAAGTCTCGCGACTTGCCAAGCGACTCAGCGAAGCGCAGTCGGGCGAGTAA
- the ftsH gene encoding ATP-dependent zinc metalloprotease FtsH yields MNNLQNRGPNQNRPPNPDEEPNQGLFSSRLTWILLLLVLGVMLVIHQLQQPAGKVIPYSELKEKVTAGKVESVTFKEQQKIILAEPTEEALKEAREGTDKEFDVWRTVRVEDDESLVPLLDENNVEVEAQYDPGCDGSFFWIWIAPLFVLFLLWSFFMRRMSGMGGPNSPAMQFGKSKAKAYKEEGTGVTFDDVAGCEEAKAELAEIVEFLQEPEKFTRLGGKVPKGVLLVGPPGTGKTLLARAVAGEADVPFYNLSGSDFVEMFVGVGAARVRDLFEQAQNSAPCIIFVDELDAIGKQRGAGGYQGNDEREQTLNALLVEMDGFDSRSGVILLAATNRPEILDPALLRAGRFDRQVGVDRPDKRGRLAILKVHARSIVVSDDVDLSIVAAQTPGFVGADMANLVNEAALMAARKSKDAVEMTDFQEAIERVIAGLEMKSRRLNEKEKDIVAYHESGHAIVAGALEEADPVHKVSIVSRGIGALGYTLQVPLEDRYLMTRNELRDKICGLLGGRAAEQIIFGDISTGAANDLQRVTDIAKRMVRDYGMSDTLGNVSYGDDSKGGMNPFAGKEYSEDTAITIDREVHELIDDLYGKTVAILEKNRDLLEEMAEHLKENEVLEGDELGEMLGRVLPFEKAADGNVEPRSTARGTAAPESKLEPTSEPESAEDAGSE; encoded by the coding sequence ATGAACAATCTGCAAAATCGCGGGCCCAACCAAAACCGCCCCCCGAATCCGGACGAAGAGCCAAACCAGGGGCTTTTTTCTAGCCGCCTTACCTGGATTTTGCTGCTCCTCGTGCTGGGCGTCATGCTGGTGATCCACCAGCTGCAGCAGCCTGCCGGGAAGGTTATCCCCTATAGCGAGCTCAAAGAGAAGGTCACCGCCGGCAAGGTCGAGTCGGTCACCTTCAAAGAGCAACAAAAGATTATCCTGGCCGAGCCCACGGAAGAGGCGCTCAAAGAAGCCAGGGAGGGCACCGACAAGGAGTTCGACGTCTGGCGCACCGTGCGCGTCGAGGACGACGAATCGCTGGTGCCGCTGCTCGACGAGAACAACGTCGAGGTCGAAGCTCAGTACGATCCGGGTTGTGACGGGTCGTTTTTCTGGATCTGGATCGCGCCGCTGTTCGTGCTCTTTTTGTTGTGGAGTTTCTTCATGCGCCGCATGAGCGGCATGGGCGGGCCCAACTCGCCGGCCATGCAGTTCGGCAAGAGCAAGGCGAAGGCCTACAAAGAAGAGGGCACAGGGGTGACCTTCGACGACGTGGCCGGCTGCGAGGAGGCCAAGGCCGAGCTCGCCGAGATCGTCGAGTTTTTGCAGGAGCCCGAAAAGTTCACCCGCCTGGGCGGCAAGGTCCCCAAGGGCGTGCTGCTGGTGGGCCCGCCGGGTACCGGTAAGACGCTCTTGGCGCGCGCCGTCGCCGGCGAAGCCGACGTTCCTTTCTACAATCTGAGCGGCTCGGACTTCGTCGAGATGTTCGTCGGCGTGGGCGCAGCCCGTGTGCGCGACCTGTTCGAGCAGGCCCAGAACAGCGCGCCGTGCATCATCTTCGTCGACGAGCTCGACGCTATCGGCAAGCAACGCGGCGCCGGTGGCTATCAGGGCAACGACGAGCGCGAGCAGACGCTCAACGCGCTTCTGGTCGAGATGGACGGCTTCGACTCTCGAAGCGGCGTCATCTTGCTGGCGGCGACCAACCGGCCCGAGATCCTCGACCCGGCGCTTCTTCGCGCCGGACGCTTCGACCGCCAGGTCGGCGTCGACCGGCCCGACAAGCGCGGTCGCCTGGCCATCTTGAAGGTGCACGCCCGCTCGATTGTCGTGTCCGACGACGTCGACTTGAGCATCGTCGCTGCCCAAACCCCGGGCTTTGTGGGGGCGGATATGGCGAACCTGGTCAACGAAGCGGCGCTCATGGCTGCCCGAAAGAGCAAAGACGCCGTCGAGATGACCGATTTCCAAGAGGCCATCGAGCGCGTCATCGCCGGTTTGGAGATGAAGAGTCGCCGGCTCAACGAAAAAGAGAAGGACATCGTCGCCTACCACGAGTCGGGCCACGCCATCGTCGCCGGCGCGCTCGAGGAGGCCGACCCGGTCCACAAGGTCAGCATCGTCTCGCGCGGCATCGGCGCGCTGGGCTACACGCTACAGGTGCCTCTCGAGGACCGCTATTTGATGACCCGCAACGAGCTTCGCGACAAGATCTGCGGGCTTCTGGGCGGTCGCGCCGCCGAGCAGATCATCTTCGGTGACATCTCCACCGGCGCGGCCAACGACCTGCAACGCGTCACCGACATCGCCAAGCGCATGGTGCGCGACTACGGCATGAGCGACACACTCGGCAACGTCAGCTACGGCGACGACTCCAAAGGCGGCATGAACCCCTTCGCCGGCAAGGAGTACTCCGAGGACACTGCCATCACTATCGATCGCGAGGTCCACGAGCTCATCGACGACTTGTACGGCAAGACGGTTGCGATTCTGGAGAAGAACCGCGATCTTTTGGAAGAGATGGCCGAACACCTCAAAGAGAACGAAGTCCTCGAGGGCGACGAACTCGGCGAGATGCTCGGCCGAGTTCTTCCTTTCGAGAAGGCGGCTGACGGCAACGTCGAGCCGCGCTCGACCGCCCGCGGCACCGCCGCTCCGGAGTCGAAGCTAGAGCCGACCTCCGAGCCGGAGAGTGCCGAGGACGCGGGTTCTGAATAA